One window of Triticum dicoccoides isolate Atlit2015 ecotype Zavitan chromosome 5A, WEW_v2.0, whole genome shotgun sequence genomic DNA carries:
- the LOC119298078 gene encoding signal recognition particle 54 kDa protein 2-like, with amino-acid sequence MVLAQLGRSISRVLAQMGNATVIDEKVLGECLNEISPALLQSDVRKIVNLETLAAGTNKRRIIQQAVFTELCNMLDPGKPVFTPKKGKPNVVMFVGLQGQSDSPTNLACLLCLLFYTYY; translated from the exons ATGGTGCTCGCGCAGCTGGGCAGGAGCATCTCCCGCGTGCTTGCGCAGATGGGCAATGCCACGGTGATCGACGAGAAGGTGCTCGGGGAGTGCCTCAACGAGATCTCCCCCGCGCTCCTGCAGTCTGACGTCCGGAAGATCGTCAACCTCGAGACCCTCGCCGCCGGCACCAACAAGCGGCGCATCATACAGCAG GCCGTCTTCACGGAGCTCTGCAACATGCTAGATCCAGGGAAGCCGGTCTTCACCCCCAAGAAGGGCAAGCCCAATGTCGTCATGTTCGTCGGATTGCAGGGCCAGTCTGACTCACCAACCAACCTCGCCTGCTTGCTCTGTTTATTGTTCTACACCTATTACTGA
- the LOC119300144 gene encoding uncharacterized protein LOC119300144, which translates to MVFLSVIELRAAIQEYIVKQRVQIHYIKNDKQRIRAGCVGDCPWFLFAAPDSRTKAWVVKKYVGEHTCEREWALKQFTARYLAGKYVETFRADEKMTLQNFGRLVQLDYNMQPTRSKLARARRIALKIIHGDELEQYNLLWDFAAEIRRSNPGSTMLVHANNGKFDNCYMSLDACKRGFLLACRPIICIDGCHIKNKYGGVMLTAVGVDPNDCIFPIAIAIVEVEDTVTWKWFLNTLKEDLNIQNTAPWTLMSDRQKGLINAVNAMFPDAQHRFCVRHLHQNFAKNWKGDVFKNKLWQIARATHEADWKKYMQEMKEKYCSII; encoded by the exons ATGGTGTTCTTGTCTGTCATTGAACTAAGAGCGGCAATTCAGGAGTACATTGTGAAGCAAAGAGTGCAAATTCATTACATAAAGAATGATAAGCAGAGGATAAGGGCAGGTTGTGTTGGAGATTGTCCCTGGTTCTTATTTGCTGCACCTGACAGCAGGACCAAAGCATGGGTTGTGAAGAAGTATGTGGGTGAGCATACATGTGAAAGAGAGTGGGCACTCAAGCAATTTACAGCAAGATATTTGGCTGGCAAGTATGTGGAAACATTTAGAGCAGATGAGAAGATGACACTGCAAAACTTTGGCAGACTTGTTCAATTGGACTACAACATGCAACCTACTAGAAGTAAGCTAGCTAGAGCAAGGAGGATTGCACTAAAGATAATTCATGGAGATGAACTTGAGCAGTATAATTTACTGTGGGACTTTGCAGCTGAAATCAGAAGATCAAATCCTGGCAGTACCATGCTTGTGCATGCAAACAATGGAAAGTTTGATAACTGCTACATGTCCTTAGATGCATGCAAAAGGGGTTTTCTGCTAGCTTGTAggcccattatatgcattgatgggTGTCACATTAAGAACAAGTATGGTGGAGTGATGCTGACAGCTGTTGGAGTTGATCCTAACGATTGTATCTTTCCCATTGCAATTGCCATAGTAGAAGTGGAAGATACTGTCACATGGAAGTGGTTTTTGAACACATTGAAGGAGGATCTGAACATACAAAACACAGCACCATGGACATTGATGAGTGATAGGCAGAAG GGCTTGATCAATGCTGTCAATGCAATGTTTCCTGATGCACAACATAGATTTTGTGTGAGGCATCTGCATCAAAACTTTGCAAAAAACTGGAAAGGTGATGTATTCAAGAATAAATTGTGGCAAATTGCAAGAGCTACACATGAGGCAGACTGGAAGAAGTACATGCAAGAGATGAAAGAGAAATACTGTAGCATTATCTAA